In Acropora muricata isolate sample 2 chromosome 13, ASM3666990v1, whole genome shotgun sequence, the DNA window TAGCACTTTCCACAAGAAATAGGAATAATCAAGCTATAAAGCAATTTAAATTGGATTAGCAAGGATACACTCATCATAAGGTGACAGATCTATGTCTTCAACATTATCTGCATGGCAGAACAAATCCTCTACATACTCATGGTGATCTGGAAATCGCCGATACCTGCAATACAGACCCAATAATATATTAATGCAAATAAAATTACTGTTATAACTATTTTGACTCTAATCTTATCTAATCTAATTTGCCATTTAACCCTGgatcaataaaataattattaagagatatatgtatatatgatgTAAAAAATATATGAGTTCCATACAGGTCATTTGTTCCCTAATACTTAAGTAGCACTCATACCTGTGAAGATTTTATTCACactgaaaaaacaataattCCCCTGCATGCCCCCCATTTGTCAGGATTTCATAATACCATGTGTACTCTTCTGTACAGCCTGGTGAAGGTGAAGACTGAGAATAAATAGTATAAAATTTCTTGCCTGGAAAAATGATAAATTGGTACAATCTGTTGGTCAACTTACTTTCTAATAATGCCTCTATCACAAGCGGTGAAAAGTGTGCTTCCATTTGAAGTATaccttaaaattaaaacaataattcaCAGCACTTTGTAAATCTTTAACTCCATTTTTGTTCAGCATATATAGACCTTATTCagaaatggctgccaattcataatttattcttttgtccttgtgcaaattagcctaccaagcctgattgtgctaaattgaaaagaattcttgctcgaAGGCGAGGCtctgcacaataacagaacaaaaataaaacagccaccATATTTATGAATAACACAAAAAGCAAGTATAAGAAGGGATGATGGAACTGAGCACAACATGCACCTGTGCCTAAAATGAtgtaatgatggttgcttgcATGGTAATGCATGAAGGAATAACTGACAAGATTTCAGAGTTCTTAGTAGGTAGGAATCAAGGTTGTAGGTTCAATTCCCACCAGGAACtgtgaaatattttcagttgttcctttACTCACCACCAAGAAACTATCATTACATgaaaagaacattaattttcCTAAGGCAATGAcaatttccaataattattttctcctgatttacaaaaactttgattttgtttgtttgcttttgtttgacAAAAATAATGCATGAACACAAACACTGAATGCCGACATTAAGTATAACTGCTCAATATTTTTGAGTTAGTTTCATCTGGCAttcattgaaaattgcagtTATTCATACTTGATTTTCCACAAGGGATCCTTTCCGTGCTCCAGCATACGTTCCTGAACTccaacttctggaacaaaacTTGTTAAAAATTCACCTCCAAACATTATTAGACCTGGAGGAAAACATGAATACCGGTAAATATTGCTTGCATCAACAAGGAAAAGGGAATGTAATGTTCAACATTTCTCCCATAACCAGTGGgtaaagtaataataatgattttcatCCAGCATAACCAATTAAAGAAACACAAGTTCTGTCAACAAGGAAGTATTTGTCAAAGGACACTCTATTATATTCCCCTGCAAGCAAGCTCTCTCTGTGGGTAGGGGAAGGGGgagatttttttgtttgtctgctTGCTATTAATGTAAGGGTAAATAACAGttttgtatatgttgtggtttaaatttatgctTGGTTtaagttttttgaattggtttcaattttgtttgccattgttccagattatggtaatgaatgcacaacaaaagaaaataaaaattgaaccagttttaaaaattttgcaccaaaactaaatttaaaccacaacatatatatccCTTACTGTAGAATCCATCATCAGCCATTGAACCAAATGGCTCTGGTGTGGGTGCAGCAGTGTTCAACATAGAACCAAGCTCGGTGCTCTGGAGGGTACGTCCATCTTTCGTGGAGACCTACCCGTAATAGGAAGCAATCATTATGATAAAATATATCTACTGCCCAACCGACAGCATTAGAATTTAGAGTATGATCCCTTGTCATAACAGCAGTGGGTTTGGGGATGTGCAAGCCTTCAACCATGAGCTCCTCCAGGAAAGGGAAGGGTGAGGGATCCAAGCCCTCAACCATGATcccttaaaataataattttattatattattattattattggttttgcttttatCCCTTCTTCCCCAAAATGTTTTTAGCTCAGGTTTCCTTGATCCCCAAAACGTTTGCACAGTTCCCTCGATCCCCAAATATTTTAATCCTTGTTCAccatatttgtttgcttgttttaccTTCTATTCATTGCAGATGAAATTATAATCAAAAGTAGATTAGTGTTCTGTTGATCCCTACAATCTAATCAGGAGTTTCCTCATTCCCTGAAAATAATGCGACAATATCCCCCATTCCCTAAAAATAAATGTTCCTGTTCCCCTGTTCCCTAAAACACCTGATCATGAGAGGGGCTCAACCATATTTGTTGACATGCATTGGCTATTTTGTCGCACTTCAACCACCTTGACTAGTGAACCTTTTAGACAACGTAGCAAGTCATGTTGTCTCAGTATTGTTGTTTCAGCTATGAAGAGGAATCACCCTTAACAAAGATGGCAGTTCTCCATACAGCACTGAGATTGTCATGTTAGCATGTATTAGCTGACGAGAAAATAAGTAATCATCTTTGTACCTTAGCAGTGCCATCAATGGCGACTGTTAACAGAGCATTTTGTCCTTTGCACCAGGGCCAGCTCTCATGTAGAAACAACACATCTCTGATAACATTACTGTGAAGCTACAGAAGAGATAAAAATCCTAAGGCATTTAATTATTCAACAAAAATATCCCAAAAAGGTTTAATGTCAGTCCACaaggtttttaattaaaaattatgGAGAAACAACagataattttcttttcattttgcaaGATTATACCATAAGTTCTGATACATAACTTTTGGGCCATGATGCTACTCAACTGAATACGTTAGGGATGTAATTACATAATAACCCTGTAATGGCTACTTATACTGCAAGATTgtgaaaaaattgttattataataaaaTTTGAGAAGGTACAGTTATAACATTATAAGCAGCCTCATTAGATTTTAAGACGCATGGAGAATACCAGTATCGTCATTATATTTATATTACTACCAATGTTTCAACTCACGTCATATATGAAATCTAGAGGAAGAGGAGTTCTGAGGTCAAACATGGACAAACCCCGACCATTGacacaacaacaagccacaaggtttgGTGCTTCAAGAGTATCTACTGCTAAGCCTGTTCGATCAGGGCCATTGTAAACACCTGCGAGGAAAGACATTGTTAGTTAATGCaattaatcaaacaaaatgGCCCTACAGCCAAGACAGTTTTATCGTACTACTTGGTTCATTAGCAGCCTAATGGCTCAGAATACCACTCAGTTAAGGAGCCTGCCTTATTTCAGCAGCAGGAGGAGAGTTCCAAGTTGATGTAGCTCTAAAAAAGAATGAGTTACATGGCTACCTGCCCCTTTTAACTTTTTAGTTATTTCAGTCAGCCAGACCCCCTATATTTATATCTGTCTTTtttaacaatttaaaatcttagTTAGCTCTTAATCTTGAGCTTCTAAACTTGGGGTGGGGCTTATGTACTGCTGTTTACAATGAgtatgaccaaaaaaaaaaattaaaaacttacaATTATCATAAGAAAGCAGTTGTTCTCCTGTTTCCACATCCATCACAACCAATCGGCGGGCATTGGTTGATGCTATAATCTGACAAagttacaagaaaataattttagaaaagaaaattaacatttgTTGTAAAATAATGCAAGTTTTGAGAAGAACCAGATTTGATCTTTtatcaaatggaaaaaaaataatagaaacATTATACAAAGGCATCCATGTATCCCTATTTGAAAAATTAAGACAATATGAACACCATTTCTGTCACAAATTAATCAACATAAGACTGTCTGAACTttgacagtaaaacaaaacattgtATTCTACCTATTCTCAAAACCCCAAATTTTTACCTTACTCCCATCACTGGTGAAGCGAACAGCTTTAATATTCCTTGCTAAACTTAATGTAGTAATCTATGaaccaaataaaaattatttaatatttaatatttgagGGCTGAAAAAACTTTCACACAGGGATCATTTCTATTTATCAATGAACATCTACAATATTATATTCGGGCTGAGAAGGTTAAAGTGCATAAAAAATAGGTGGGCAGGTAACTGCACAAGGTTACTGAAGTTCTAAGAGAACCTGGTCAACTTATATGGGCCTCTGGTAATGCCTTTTGAATAATACCTTGTGCTGAGTACCTGCATACTCAGGTTAAACCATATTGCAGAGTGGATGTCTTGATTTGAGCAttattttctaaaaatatagATTTCCTTTAGGGCTGTAACCCCTCTGACCTAATCGGCACAGAATTCAAGTGAGCTGGACATGACTTAAAAATTACATTATAATAATGTTGAAACCAATCGCATCTGATAGACGAGCCATTTAGGatctcagagcagagaacctGAATATATCCGTTGTACAGTCAACTTAAAGCCTTACAGTGCTAAGTTTGATACTTATCCTGTCCCTATACTTGAACCCTTAAACTAATTCTTGATAAACGCTATAAGGGCCAAGATTGGAACATTTATCATTCAGCTCTTGTTATTTTGGAGCACCTTCCCTTAAAATGTAAATACAGAATATAGACCTTTTTGTTACATTCAAACAACACAAATTTGGTAACAGGAAAAGTGAGAGCATATTTATTCTATTAGCAGAAGAAAATTAAATAGTGcactggacacaaaataatttaCTTTTAAAAGAATATTCCTTAGTGACATACCGGATAACTCCCTAGCAATTCACACTTCTTAGCACTATAAAGATTCACTTTGCCATCATATGCACCAGAGCAAAACAAATATCGGTCCTACAGAGAAGAGAAGTAAAAACATGCATCTCCATTTAACTCAAGTTTAACGATATTATGAGAAGCTAAATGGGAGAGATGAATTTCAGATCAAAATTGCTTTAACCTATAGCTacagtttcatttgaaactTCTTTCGTTTAGTACTCATTAACATtaacaaaaccgaaaaaaaagagTTCTTGATCAAACCACAGCTTGATAAATTTTAAAGTCAAATTCATTTTCACCAGCAACATATATGGAAACAACTTACTAGCACACAGCTGACCGACTCGGCTGTAGTCAACAAGTTTTTACTTTAACTAACGCTCAAACACTCACCACAGGTGAAAATGCCACACCACGAACATATCCTTCGTGAAATCTCAAAAACTTTACTTTCGCAGAAGAATTCATGATAAAGACTCGCAAAAGATTACAGTAAGTACAATCTGTACAAAATATATATGTTCCTGTAATAACTATGTCATGTTCT includes these proteins:
- the LOC136896491 gene encoding uncharacterized protein, yielding MNSSAKVKFLRFHEGYVRGVAFSPVDRYLFCSGAYDGKVNLYSAKKCELLGSYPITTLSLARNIKAVRFTSDGSKIIASTNARRLVVMDVETGEQLLSYDNCVYNGPDRTGLAVDTLEAPNLVACCCVNGRGLSMFDLRTPLPLDFIYDLHSNVIRDVLFLHESWPWCKGQNALLTVAIDGTAKVSTKDGRTLQSTELGSMLNTAAPTPEPFGSMADDGFYSLIMFGGEFLTSFVPEVGVQERMLEHGKDPLWKIKYTSNGSTLFTACDRGIIRKYRRFPDHHEYVEDLFCHADNVEDIDLSPYDEYLVTASKDQTVGVYRLGPPSHGAVEYGEIR